One genomic window of Corvus cornix cornix isolate S_Up_H32 chromosome 24, ASM73873v5, whole genome shotgun sequence includes the following:
- the POU2AF1 gene encoding POU domain class 2-associating factor 1 isoform X1 has protein sequence MHWQKSSAPDQQPQPRPYQGVRVKEPVKELLKRKRGNVHNSSATAATTVVLPHQPLPSYSPMGQPCIDMDAAAPALPGPDEGALASGWISQPSPTSLQPLAQWSPYPDYVSHEAGSCPYTADMYVQPMCPSYTLVGPSSVLTYTSQPLITNFAPRSTTPAMVPPLEVTEQQPPLTYFPWAQPLSALPASTLQYPAASSSLPGPQFVPVPVSIPEPAPQELEDARRAIGALPIEKLLLEDEDNDTILHIYAAKGLRAHTLAAAERMKPLRKLDAKEHRGKTPLLVAVTARQAAIVHDLIQAGADINAVDNKGQSALHLAATYGYAQVLQVILSLGFPLDLEMKDFEGHTPLHCAVLAHNTLLRDQGSQALTEEQHRELQHQSRELESCIHLLVQTGASIYSRDVKSNKTVLHYTVQDGNISLLRYFLELNAFKSKDFVNNKAHGNTALHMAAALPGDKNQKEIIQLLLDHGADPSIRNLDNDQPIHMAPPGKAGDQVRHLLKKGKVTPAFISCRRNARS, from the exons cttctgCCCCAgaccagcagccacagcctcgCCCCTACCAAGGTGTCCGTGTGAAGGAGCCGGTGAAGGAGCTGttgaagaggaaaagggggaatgtCCATAATTCCAGTGCTACTGCAGCTACAACG gtTGTTTTGCCCCATCAGCCACTCCCTTCCTATTCGCCCATGG GCCAGCCTTGCATTGACATGGAcgcagctgcccctgccctgcctggcccagATGAAGGAGCTCTGGCCTCTGGCTGGATCTCCCAGCCCTCTCCCacctctctgcagcccctggcccagTGGAGCCCTTACCCTGACTACGTGTCCCACGAGGCTGGCAGCTGTCCCTACACAGCAGACATGTATGTCCAGCCCATGTGTCCCAGCTACACCCTGGTGGGACCCTCCTCTGTCCTCACATACACTTCTCAGCCTCTCATCACCAATTTTGCA ccccGAAGCACCACCCCGGCCATGGTGCCACCGCTGGAGGTGACGGAGCAGCAGCCGCCCCTCACATACTTCCCGTGGGCACAGCCGCTCTCTGCACTGCCAGCCTCCACCCTGCAGtaccctgcagcctcctcctcgCTACCCGGGCCCCAGTTCGTGCCCGTGCCCGTCTCCATCCCCGAGCCAGCCCCACAGGAGCTGGAGGATGCCCGGCGAGCCATCGGCGCCCTGCCCATCGAGAAGCTGCTCCTGGAAGACGAAGACAATGATAC AATTCTGCACATTTATGCAGCTAAAGGCCTGCGGGCCCACAcgctggcagctgcagagcgCATGAAACCCCTGAGGAAACTCGATGCCAAGGAACACAGAGGAAAG aCTCCTCTGCTGGTGGCTGTCACTGCCAGGCAGGCAGCCATCGTCCACGACCTgatccaggcaggagcagacaTCAATGCCGTGGACAACAAAGGGCAGTCAGCTTTGCACCTTGCTGCGACATACGGCTATGCCCAAGTCCTCCAG gtTATCCTGTCACTGGGTTTCCCTCTGGATTTGGAAATGAAGGATTTTGAAG GCCATACCCCTCTCCACTGCGCTGTCCTGGCCCACAACACCCTGCTGAGGGATCAGGGCAGCCAGGCACtgacagaggagcagcacagggagctccagcaccagagcagggagctggaatcCTGCATCCACCTCCTGGTGCAGACCGGAGCCTCCATCTACAGCCGG gATGTAAAGAGCAACAAGACAGTTCTTCATTACACAGTCCAGGATGGGAACATCTCCCTGCTCAGGTACTTCTTGGAGCTGAACGCTTTCAAGTCCAAGGATTTTGTCAACAACAAG GCCCATGGCAACACAGCCCTGCACATGGCAGCTGCTTTGCCTGGTGACAAGAACCAGAAGGAAAtcatccagctgctcctggaccACGGGGCAGACCCGAGCATCCGGAATTTGGACAACGACCAGCCAATCCACATGGCccctcctggaaaagctggggaTCAG GTCAGGCATTTGCTGAAGAAAGGGAAAGTCACACCTGCATTCATCTCCTGCCGCAGAAATGCCAGATCCTGA
- the POU2AF1 gene encoding POU domain class 2-associating factor 1 isoform X2, producing the protein MHWQKSSAPDQQPQPRPYQGVRVKEPVKELLKRKRGNVHNSSATAATTVVLPHQPLPSYSPMGQPCIDMDAAAPALPGPDEGALASGWISQPSPTSLQPLAQWSPYPDYVSHEAGSCPYTADMYVQPMCPSYTLVGPSSVLTYTSQPLITNFAPRSTTPAMVPPLEVTEQQPPLTYFPWAQPLSALPASTLQYPAASSSLPGPQFVPVPVSIPEPAPQELEDARRAIGALPIEKLLLEDEDNDTYVLSHALSVEGL; encoded by the exons cttctgCCCCAgaccagcagccacagcctcgCCCCTACCAAGGTGTCCGTGTGAAGGAGCCGGTGAAGGAGCTGttgaagaggaaaagggggaatgtCCATAATTCCAGTGCTACTGCAGCTACAACG gtTGTTTTGCCCCATCAGCCACTCCCTTCCTATTCGCCCATGG GCCAGCCTTGCATTGACATGGAcgcagctgcccctgccctgcctggcccagATGAAGGAGCTCTGGCCTCTGGCTGGATCTCCCAGCCCTCTCCCacctctctgcagcccctggcccagTGGAGCCCTTACCCTGACTACGTGTCCCACGAGGCTGGCAGCTGTCCCTACACAGCAGACATGTATGTCCAGCCCATGTGTCCCAGCTACACCCTGGTGGGACCCTCCTCTGTCCTCACATACACTTCTCAGCCTCTCATCACCAATTTTGCA ccccGAAGCACCACCCCGGCCATGGTGCCACCGCTGGAGGTGACGGAGCAGCAGCCGCCCCTCACATACTTCCCGTGGGCACAGCCGCTCTCTGCACTGCCAGCCTCCACCCTGCAGtaccctgcagcctcctcctcgCTACCCGGGCCCCAGTTCGTGCCCGTGCCCGTCTCCATCCCCGAGCCAGCCCCACAGGAGCTGGAGGATGCCCGGCGAGCCATCGGCGCCCTGCCCATCGAGAAGCTGCTCCTGGAAGACGAAGACAATGATACGTATGTTTTAAGCCATGCTCTCTCTGTTGAAGGGCTTTAG